A genome region from Thermococcus onnurineus NA1 includes the following:
- a CDS encoding TMEM165/GDT1 family protein, giving the protein MDGILTIFIAIFLAELGDKTQLATIAFASKYGWKTAFIGAILGLAAVNLIGAFLGDKLGDVLPLDVVHKLAGGLFIIFGVLMILGKL; this is encoded by the coding sequence ATGGATGGTATCCTCACCATCTTCATTGCAATATTTCTTGCCGAGCTGGGGGATAAAACCCAGCTCGCAACGATAGCCTTTGCTTCCAAATACGGCTGGAAGACAGCCTTCATTGGAGCGATCTTGGGCCTGGCGGCGGTCAATCTTATCGGCGCATTTCTGGGGGACAAGCTTGGCGACGTACTGCCCCTGGACGTTGTTCACAAGCTTGCTGGAGGACTTTTCATTATTTTCGGCGTGCTAATGATACTCGGAAAGCTTTAG
- a CDS encoding MFS transporter, producing MDKRWRSVLLDTLVMTAGFGTLTMMAVAKPDVMAHFGIDSAAYEWQHIAYVFGLFIAFLLGHTKIYEGSFKRSVAIALSWAAVTQALIPLAPNWHVVVFLRFIQGFVVTLVPLFSTQIAHFFVAERPFAKGIILSGIFWGGVFGSISAKYAVEAFGWKGGFWSTVVIMYTVLAIWWLFTEDFEISHRNEASTKINVWKMPFTWILGLTFFPALWIIFTIVGFSASLGYEIGWTKEHVATLSTSLNISKALWSIGMGYVGYLLSRKNPTARGLFKAIVQVMIFSYAVAFVGLLVYGKAMLAGNYTLALASVVLIGALQGTGPAFWTSAPATYPKSIFPKASFALGLISNSANIIAPGLTDALARQSTALALGELAIMPLLGILTLVIVSRMKLPVEELGDEV from the coding sequence ATGGACAAACGGTGGAGGTCAGTCCTGCTCGACACGCTGGTTATGACTGCCGGTTTTGGAACTCTCACCATGATGGCCGTTGCGAAGCCCGACGTCATGGCGCACTTCGGAATCGACAGTGCCGCCTACGAGTGGCAGCATATCGCTTATGTTTTCGGTCTCTTCATAGCCTTCCTTCTCGGCCATACCAAAATCTACGAGGGCAGCTTTAAGAGGAGCGTTGCAATAGCTTTGAGCTGGGCTGCTGTAACCCAGGCGCTCATCCCACTCGCTCCCAATTGGCACGTTGTCGTTTTCCTGAGATTCATTCAGGGATTCGTCGTCACGCTCGTTCCGCTCTTTAGCACCCAGATAGCTCACTTCTTCGTGGCTGAAAGGCCCTTCGCCAAGGGTATAATCCTCTCGGGCATCTTCTGGGGCGGCGTGTTTGGAAGCATAAGCGCAAAGTACGCTGTTGAGGCTTTCGGCTGGAAAGGCGGCTTCTGGAGCACAGTCGTTATCATGTACACTGTCCTGGCCATATGGTGGCTGTTCACCGAGGACTTTGAGATAAGCCACAGAAATGAGGCCAGCACAAAGATCAACGTCTGGAAGATGCCGTTCACCTGGATTCTTGGCCTGACTTTCTTCCCAGCTCTGTGGATAATCTTCACCATCGTCGGTTTCTCAGCTTCGCTCGGCTATGAGATTGGCTGGACTAAGGAGCACGTGGCAACCCTAAGTACCAGCCTGAACATATCAAAGGCCCTCTGGAGCATAGGTATGGGCTACGTGGGCTACCTGCTCTCAAGAAAGAACCCGACAGCCAGGGGACTCTTCAAGGCCATTGTTCAGGTCATGATATTCTCCTACGCGGTGGCCTTTGTCGGTCTGCTCGTGTATGGGAAGGCCATGCTGGCGGGCAACTACACCCTCGCACTTGCTTCCGTTGTCCTCATCGGCGCCCTCCAGGGAACGGGACCGGCGTTCTGGACCAGCGCTCCAGCCACCTACCCGAAGAGCATCTTCCCCAAGGCCAGCTTTGCCCTTGGACTCATCTCCAACTCTGCCAACATCATAGCCCCGGGCCTTACTGATGCGCTGGCAAGGCAGAGTACTGCCCTTGCCCTAGGGGAGCTGGCGATAATGCCCCTTCTCGGAATCCTGACGCTGGTGATTGTTTCGAGGATGAAACTCCCCGTGGAGGAACTCGGCGATGAGGTCTAA
- the queC gene encoding 7-cyano-7-deazaguanine synthase QueC, with protein sequence MKRAVVLFSGGLDSTACLYWAKRNYDEVIMLTVNYGSNEEKVTNRVAEFFSKELDVPLKIVRLDFLEEFSKLRGTTLVGGETPKVTAEELEDMGVAQETAKSVWVPARNVVLISVAASLLDALGGGDIIVGFNAEEGATFPDNTPEFVERMNEMLKYGAMAEVRVVAPLIDLDKKGIAELLKELDAKYEYSNSCYMPKGFTEDGKPIHCGECESCVRRHRGLMEALGEDRTVYAVEPKI encoded by the coding sequence ATGAAGCGCGCAGTTGTGTTATTTTCCGGGGGGCTCGACTCGACGGCCTGCCTCTACTGGGCGAAGAGGAACTACGACGAGGTGATAATGCTGACAGTAAACTACGGCAGCAATGAAGAGAAGGTCACTAATAGGGTCGCGGAATTCTTCTCGAAGGAGCTGGACGTTCCGCTGAAAATAGTTAGGCTTGACTTTCTCGAGGAGTTCTCGAAGCTGAGGGGGACGACCTTGGTCGGCGGCGAGACTCCAAAGGTGACCGCTGAAGAGCTCGAAGATATGGGCGTTGCACAGGAAACCGCGAAAAGCGTCTGGGTTCCAGCAAGGAATGTCGTTCTCATCAGCGTCGCTGCTTCGCTCCTTGATGCGCTTGGTGGAGGCGATATAATAGTCGGCTTCAACGCTGAAGAGGGAGCAACGTTCCCTGACAACACGCCCGAGTTCGTCGAGAGGATGAACGAGATGCTGAAGTACGGAGCGATGGCGGAAGTTAGGGTCGTTGCCCCGCTCATAGACCTCGACAAGAAGGGAATCGCAGAACTCTTGAAAGAACTAGATGCAAAGTACGAGTACTCTAACTCTTGCTACATGCCTAAGGGCTTCACGGAGGATGGCAAGCCTATACACTGCGGCGAGTGCGAGAGCTGCGTCAGGAGGCATCGCGGTCTGATGGAAGCACTTGGAGAGGACAGAACCGTTTATGCCGTTGAACCGAAGATATAA
- a CDS encoding dihydroorotate dehydrogenase — MVRLFVEVAGLKLENPLILASGVNDKTPEQWIRAHEEGAGGVVTKSIGIEPRNGYDNPTIVELPYGLINAMGLPNPGWKGFLEMVEGYTFDFPLIVSIFGGTPEEFAFLAEKLSEVANAFELNLSCPHAKGYGMEIGQRPEMVYEVVKAVKDVTDKPVIAKLTPNIDDITKLGLAAEKAGADAVAAINTLKAIAIDVYARRPILSNRVGGYSGPGVKPVALRAVYDLAKALNIPVIGIGGITTWRDALEFFLAGARALQIGTAVALRGWKVFREINEGIARYLEEEGFESIEEIVGLALE; from the coding sequence GTGGTGAGGCTTTTCGTTGAGGTCGCCGGTCTTAAGCTTGAAAATCCACTTATTCTCGCCTCGGGAGTAAACGATAAGACCCCTGAACAGTGGATACGCGCTCATGAGGAAGGTGCTGGCGGCGTCGTTACCAAGTCCATCGGAATCGAGCCGAGAAATGGCTACGACAACCCCACTATCGTGGAGCTCCCCTATGGACTGATAAACGCGATGGGCCTTCCGAATCCCGGCTGGAAGGGCTTTCTGGAGATGGTTGAAGGCTACACCTTTGACTTTCCGCTGATAGTATCGATATTCGGCGGAACGCCGGAGGAGTTTGCCTTTCTCGCTGAAAAGCTGAGCGAAGTGGCCAATGCCTTCGAGCTCAACCTCAGCTGTCCCCATGCGAAGGGCTACGGCATGGAGATAGGCCAGAGACCGGAGATGGTCTACGAGGTCGTCAAAGCCGTTAAGGATGTGACGGACAAGCCCGTTATAGCGAAGCTCACGCCAAACATAGACGACATAACGAAGCTCGGTCTGGCCGCTGAAAAGGCCGGTGCAGATGCGGTCGCAGCCATAAACACGCTGAAGGCGATAGCGATAGACGTCTACGCGAGGAGGCCGATACTGAGCAACAGAGTCGGCGGCTACTCTGGTCCTGGGGTCAAGCCCGTTGCCTTGAGGGCGGTCTACGATTTGGCCAAGGCCCTTAATATCCCGGTCATCGGGATAGGCGGCATAACTACGTGGCGGGATGCCCTGGAGTTTTTCCTCGCTGGAGCAAGAGCGCTCCAGATAGGAACTGCAGTGGCTCTACGGGGCTGGAAGGTCTTCAGGGAGATAAACGAGGGAATAGCGAGGTATCTCGAGGAGGAAGGCTTTGAGAGTATTGAGGAAATAGTTGGGCTGGCGCTGGAGTAG
- a CDS encoding FAD-dependent oxidoreductase — protein sequence MRLTEHPVLRFERGREVIIYFEGQPIKAYEDETIAAALHANGIRVLNYSANEKRPRGLFCAIGKCSSCLMVVNGIPNVRTCITLVEDGMTIERQRGKAELPKDVKPPEWKDAKVVKADIVIIGGGPAGLMAAIHAADAGAKIVLLDENPMLGGQLVKQTHKFFGKREQFAGVRGVEIARILEDEVRKRENVEVFLETSAVGIFQDGDEKLVLAVKNNRELIEFRGRAVIVATGAMEKMIPFENNDLPGIYGAGAIQTLMNTYGVKPGDKVLIVGAGNVGLILAYQLIQAGVEVKAIVEAMPKVGGYFVHAAKVRRLGVPILTRHTILRAEGRERVEKAIVAQLDENWNVIPGTEKVFEVDVIALAVGLRPSIELLHQVGCQIKYIRELSGHVAVRDEWMETTVRGIFVAGDSAGIEEATTAMLEGKIAGIAAALRLGIADESWVKEIEKAQRDLDEFRSGPFGRHVMEGVKKALVVRE from the coding sequence ATGCGCCTAACTGAACACCCTGTTCTGCGTTTTGAACGCGGAAGAGAAGTTATCATATACTTTGAAGGACAGCCAATCAAGGCCTACGAGGACGAAACCATCGCCGCTGCACTTCACGCTAATGGAATCAGAGTCCTGAACTACTCGGCCAACGAAAAGCGTCCAAGAGGCCTCTTCTGTGCCATTGGAAAGTGCTCCTCCTGTTTGATGGTCGTTAACGGAATCCCCAACGTCAGGACGTGCATAACCCTCGTCGAGGACGGCATGACCATAGAGCGCCAGAGAGGAAAGGCCGAGCTCCCGAAGGACGTCAAGCCGCCGGAGTGGAAGGATGCCAAGGTCGTGAAGGCAGACATCGTCATCATTGGAGGTGGGCCCGCCGGACTGATGGCGGCAATCCATGCGGCCGACGCAGGAGCAAAGATCGTTCTTCTCGACGAGAATCCGATGCTCGGCGGTCAGCTCGTCAAGCAGACCCACAAGTTCTTTGGCAAACGCGAGCAGTTCGCTGGAGTGAGGGGCGTCGAGATAGCTAGGATTCTGGAGGATGAGGTCAGAAAAAGGGAGAACGTCGAGGTCTTCCTCGAAACTTCGGCGGTGGGAATATTCCAAGATGGAGATGAGAAGCTCGTTCTGGCCGTCAAAAACAACCGCGAGCTGATAGAGTTCCGTGGAAGGGCTGTCATCGTCGCCACCGGTGCGATGGAGAAGATGATTCCCTTCGAGAACAACGATCTGCCCGGAATCTACGGTGCTGGAGCCATTCAGACCCTCATGAACACCTACGGGGTGAAGCCGGGCGACAAGGTTCTAATCGTTGGTGCGGGCAACGTGGGACTTATTCTGGCGTATCAACTCATTCAGGCCGGAGTTGAAGTCAAGGCTATAGTCGAGGCGATGCCGAAGGTGGGAGGCTACTTCGTTCACGCGGCCAAGGTTAGACGCTTGGGCGTTCCGATACTGACCAGGCACACTATTCTTCGCGCTGAAGGAAGGGAGAGGGTCGAAAAAGCAATTGTTGCTCAGCTCGACGAGAACTGGAACGTTATTCCCGGAACGGAGAAGGTCTTCGAGGTCGATGTGATAGCCCTCGCGGTTGGCCTGAGGCCGAGCATAGAGCTCCTCCACCAGGTAGGCTGCCAGATAAAGTACATCCGGGAGCTCAGCGGCCATGTGGCAGTTCGCGACGAGTGGATGGAGACAACCGTGAGAGGCATCTTCGTGGCCGGCGATTCTGCCGGAATAGAGGAGGCTACCACTGCGATGCTGGAGGGCAAGATAGCAGGAATAGCCGCTGCCCTGAGGCTCGGCATAGCCGACGAGAGCTGGGTCAAAGAGATAGAGAAGGCACAGAGAGACTTGGACGAGTTCCGCTCCGGACCCTTCGGCAGGCATGTTATGGAAGGTGTTAAGAAAGCTCTGGTGGTGAGAGAATGA
- a CDS encoding 4Fe-4S dicluster domain-containing protein — protein MSEIPEYLRTGYITPEELQKFIPLPSEERLRKRPVAIPECPQEIPCAPCREICPTGAISMPTPNDLPIVDYDKCIGCSLCVQICPGLAFFMMHYVGDKARITMPHELLPVPERGEEVVLLNRVGEPVGKGKVLTVVPRERSKGDTPIITVEVPIELAWEVRAVKVVRE, from the coding sequence ATGAGCGAGATTCCTGAGTACCTGAGAACCGGCTACATAACGCCCGAGGAGCTTCAGAAGTTCATCCCGCTTCCGAGCGAGGAGAGGCTGAGGAAAAGGCCAGTAGCAATTCCAGAGTGTCCGCAGGAGATACCCTGCGCCCCCTGCAGGGAGATATGTCCTACTGGAGCCATAAGCATGCCCACGCCGAACGATTTGCCCATCGTTGACTATGACAAGTGCATAGGCTGCTCTCTCTGTGTCCAGATATGCCCCGGCCTAGCATTCTTCATGATGCACTACGTTGGAGACAAGGCGAGGATAACGATGCCTCACGAGCTTCTGCCAGTTCCGGAGAGGGGCGAGGAGGTCGTTCTCCTTAACCGCGTCGGGGAGCCTGTTGGCAAGGGGAAAGTCCTCACGGTAGTCCCGAGGGAGAGAAGCAAGGGGGACACGCCGATAATCACTGTGGAGGTTCCAATAGAACTCGCCTGGGAGGTCAGAGCGGTTAAGGTGGTGAGAGAATGA